The following proteins are co-located in the Mesorhizobium sp. M1E.F.Ca.ET.045.02.1.1 genome:
- a CDS encoding NAD-dependent succinate-semialdehyde dehydrogenase, translated as MPLRPALLRHLKSPKLFAAIDRLPALGKPADIRTFEVTNPATGELLAELPAMGVEETRAAIDKADAARHGWAALTARERSDMLWRWHQLIIDHTDDLASILTAEMGKPLAEAKSEVAHAAAYLQWYAEEANRIYGETISAPSTDRRMLVIKQPIGVVGAITPWNFPASMVARKISPALAAGCTIVLKPAEQTPLVAGAMFALAHEAGFPDGVVNLIYASEGGAIGQELCANPKVRKISFTGSTEVGRLLMRQCSDQIKKLSLELGGNAPFIVFDDADVDAAVDGAIQAKFRNAGQTCVSANRLYVQSGVHDVFVTKFVEKVRQLSVGDGFKPDVAIGPLIDRQALAKIESHIADAVAKGSTIRCGGARIGKEGTFFPPTVLTDVTSEMAVAQEETFGPLAPVISFVDPDQVVREANDTIYGLAAYFYASNLKRVWQVAEALEYGMVGINTGRMSSEAAPFGGIKQSGIGREGSRHGLEDYLEMKYLCIGGL; from the coding sequence CTGCCCCTGCGTCCGGCGCTGCTCCGCCACCTGAAATCACCAAAACTGTTTGCAGCAATCGACCGCCTCCCAGCTCTCGGCAAGCCCGCCGACATACGCACCTTCGAGGTTACGAATCCGGCGACCGGCGAGTTGCTGGCGGAACTCCCCGCCATGGGCGTGGAGGAGACGCGCGCCGCGATCGACAAAGCCGACGCGGCACGGCATGGGTGGGCGGCGCTGACCGCGCGTGAGCGCAGCGACATGCTTTGGCGCTGGCATCAGCTGATCATCGACCACACTGACGACCTTGCCTCCATCCTTACTGCCGAAATGGGCAAGCCGCTCGCGGAGGCGAAATCCGAGGTAGCGCATGCTGCCGCCTATCTGCAGTGGTACGCCGAAGAGGCCAATCGTATCTATGGCGAGACGATCTCGGCGCCCTCGACGGACCGCCGCATGCTGGTCATTAAGCAACCAATCGGCGTTGTTGGCGCAATCACCCCATGGAATTTTCCAGCTTCCATGGTGGCGCGCAAAATCTCGCCGGCATTGGCCGCCGGATGCACGATCGTGCTGAAGCCTGCCGAACAAACCCCGCTCGTGGCAGGCGCCATGTTCGCCCTCGCCCACGAGGCCGGTTTTCCCGACGGCGTCGTGAATTTGATCTACGCCTCCGAAGGCGGGGCGATCGGCCAGGAACTTTGCGCCAATCCCAAGGTGCGTAAGATCAGCTTCACAGGCTCAACCGAGGTTGGACGGCTGCTGATGCGGCAGTGCTCGGACCAGATCAAGAAGCTTAGCCTTGAGCTCGGCGGCAACGCACCGTTCATCGTCTTTGACGATGCCGATGTCGACGCGGCGGTTGACGGCGCGATCCAGGCGAAGTTCCGCAATGCCGGCCAGACCTGCGTTTCGGCCAACCGCCTTTACGTCCAGTCAGGCGTGCACGACGTGTTTGTTACAAAATTCGTCGAAAAGGTCCGTCAGCTTTCGGTGGGCGACGGCTTCAAACCCGACGTGGCAATCGGCCCGCTGATCGACAGGCAAGCGCTTGCCAAAATCGAATCTCATATAGCTGATGCCGTCGCGAAAGGCAGCACGATCCGGTGTGGAGGTGCTCGCATAGGCAAGGAAGGCACCTTCTTCCCACCGACGGTACTTACCGATGTGACGAGCGAAATGGCGGTTGCGCAGGAAGAGACATTCGGGCCATTGGCGCCGGTCATCTCGTTCGTGGACCCGGATCAGGTCGTTCGTGAGGCCAACGATACGATCTATGGGCTTGCTGCCTATTTCTACGCTTCAAATCTCAAGCGCGTCTGGCAGGTTGCCGAGGCCCTGGAATATGGAATGGTCGGCATCAACACCGGCCGCATGTCCTCGGAGGCAGCTCCCTTCGGCGGCATCAAGCAATCCGGCATCGGACGCGAAGGGTCGCGCCACGGGCTCGAGGATTACCTCGAGATGAAATACCTGTGTATCGGTGGGCTATGA
- a CDS encoding hydroxymethylpyrimidine/phosphomethylpyrimidine kinase yields the protein MAMTPHVLIVAGSDSSGGAGITRDVETVSAFGLRSCLAVTAVTVQTHSAVERIEQMPPELIAAQMRAAFAANTVAAVKIGMLGTAAAIEAVSFVLASNPQVPAVLDPVLASTSGRRLLEDDAIDVLCRDLMPGCRLVTPNLVELAALIGSGLAPDEERARLQGEELSKTLGTAVLVKGGHGRGRKSVDFLLQPDNPAIEFEAPRLRQGMRGTGCMLSSAIAASLALGISLEESVRAGKQFVFDALARSATT from the coding sequence ATGGCGATGACGCCGCATGTGCTCATCGTCGCCGGCTCCGATTCGAGCGGCGGTGCGGGAATAACCCGCGATGTCGAGACCGTTTCGGCGTTCGGGCTGCGCAGTTGCCTCGCTGTCACGGCCGTTACTGTGCAGACGCACTCTGCCGTCGAGCGGATCGAGCAGATGCCGCCCGAGCTTATCGCCGCCCAGATGCGCGCTGCCTTTGCCGCGAACACGGTCGCTGCGGTCAAGATCGGCATGCTGGGCACGGCAGCGGCGATCGAGGCGGTCAGTTTCGTCCTGGCGAGCAATCCGCAAGTACCGGCGGTGCTCGACCCGGTGCTGGCCTCAACCTCGGGACGGCGGCTGCTGGAGGACGATGCCATCGACGTGCTGTGCCGCGACCTGATGCCGGGTTGCCGGCTCGTGACGCCCAATCTGGTCGAACTGGCAGCGCTGATCGGATCGGGGCTGGCCCCCGATGAAGAAAGGGCGCGTCTTCAGGGCGAGGAACTGTCGAAGACCCTCGGGACGGCTGTGCTTGTCAAGGGTGGACACGGGCGCGGAAGGAAGTCGGTCGATTTCCTGTTGCAGCCAGACAATCCAGCCATTGAGTTTGAAGCGCCTCGCCTGCGGCAAGGGATGCGCGGCACTGGTTGCATGCTGTCTAGCGCCATCGCCGCATCTCTTGCGCTCGGCATCTCGTTGGAAGAGAGCGTGCGCGCTGGGAAGCAATTTGTCTTCGATGCGCTCGCCCGATCGGCGACAACCTGA
- a CDS encoding thiamine phosphate synthase: protein MKLDPFYLIVDSAAWIERLVPLGVKLVQLRIKVQDEASLRREVRTAKAICDRHGCQLIVNDYWRIAIEEDCDFVHLGQEDLAEADVKAIRGAGLKLGLSTHDDAELETALQAEPDYVALGPIYPTILKAMTWAPQGLGRIAIWKQRVGALPLVAIGGLTVERIAGVFAQGAQCAAVVTDITRNTHPEARAAEWLAATAQWR, encoded by the coding sequence ATGAAGCTCGATCCGTTCTACCTGATCGTCGATTCCGCCGCCTGGATCGAACGTCTGGTGCCGCTTGGCGTGAAGCTGGTGCAATTGCGCATCAAGGTCCAGGACGAAGCGTCACTGCGGCGAGAGGTTCGTACCGCCAAGGCGATATGTGACCGCCACGGTTGCCAGCTCATCGTCAACGACTACTGGCGTATCGCGATCGAGGAGGATTGCGATTTCGTCCATCTCGGCCAGGAAGATCTTGCAGAAGCCGATGTGAAAGCGATCCGCGGGGCGGGCCTGAAGCTCGGCCTCAGCACCCACGACGACGCCGAACTCGAGACCGCGCTGCAGGCCGAGCCGGACTATGTCGCGCTTGGTCCGATCTACCCGACCATCCTCAAGGCAATGACATGGGCGCCGCAGGGACTGGGCCGCATCGCCATCTGGAAACAGCGCGTCGGCGCGCTTCCACTGGTGGCCATTGGCGGGCTTACGGTCGAGCGCATTGCCGGTGTCTTCGCGCAGGGCGCGCAATGCGCCGCAGTCGTGACCGACATCACCCGCAACACGCATCCCGAGGCGCGGGCGGCTGAATGGCTGGCGGCGACAGCCCAATGGCGATGA
- a CDS encoding thiazole synthase, with protein sequence MLEFYGEELSSRLLLGTALYPSPAVMADAVKASGTEIVTVSLRRETSGGKSGGQFWSLIQSLEVRILPNTAGCHSVSEAVTTARMAREVFGTDWIKLEVIGNSDTLQPDVFGLVEAARILASEGFEVFPYTTDDLIVAERLLDAGCKLLMPWCAPIGSARGPQNPEALRSLRGHFPDIPLIVDAGIGRPSHAAAVMELGYDAVLLNTAIAKAGDPVAMAAAFGKAIEAGRGAYCAGLLEPRDMAVPSTPVIGMAAFS encoded by the coding sequence ATGCTCGAGTTCTACGGAGAGGAACTGTCGTCCCGCCTGCTTCTTGGCACCGCGCTCTACCCTTCACCTGCTGTTATGGCCGATGCCGTGAAGGCGTCCGGCACGGAGATCGTCACGGTGTCGCTCCGCCGCGAGACCTCCGGCGGCAAGTCCGGCGGCCAGTTTTGGTCGCTGATCCAGTCACTGGAAGTTCGCATCCTGCCCAACACCGCCGGTTGTCATTCGGTGAGCGAAGCGGTCACGACGGCGCGGATGGCGCGCGAGGTGTTCGGCACTGATTGGATCAAGCTCGAGGTGATCGGCAATAGCGACACGCTGCAGCCTGATGTCTTCGGGCTGGTAGAGGCTGCAAGAATCCTCGCCTCGGAAGGCTTCGAGGTTTTCCCCTATACGACCGACGACCTGATCGTTGCCGAGCGCTTGCTTGATGCCGGCTGCAAGCTGTTGATGCCCTGGTGCGCGCCGATCGGCTCCGCGCGCGGGCCGCAAAATCCCGAGGCGCTGCGAAGCCTGCGCGGCCATTTCCCCGATATTCCCCTGATCGTCGATGCCGGCATCGGCCGTCCGTCGCATGCCGCAGCCGTGATGGAGCTTGGCTACGACGCAGTGCTTCTTAACACGGCGATAGCCAAGGCCGGCGATCCCGTGGCCATGGCCGCGGCCTTTGGCAAGGCGATCGAAGCTGGCCGCGGGGCCTATTGCGCCGGCCTGCTCGAGCCGCGCGACATGGCCGTCCCCTCTACCCCAGTCATCGGCATGGCAGCATTTTCATGA
- the thiS gene encoding sulfur carrier protein ThiS: MKLTVNGQCHEVAAGTLAALLVELDFQGGWLATALNGDVVPTQERDSCRLTDGDRIEILSPMKGG, translated from the coding sequence TTGAAGCTCACTGTTAATGGCCAGTGCCATGAAGTCGCGGCAGGGACGCTCGCCGCGCTGCTTGTCGAACTCGACTTCCAGGGCGGTTGGCTCGCCACCGCACTGAACGGCGACGTTGTGCCGACCCAGGAGCGCGACAGTTGCCGTCTGACTGACGGCGATCGTATCGAAATCCTCTCGCCGATGAAGGGGGGCTGA
- the thiO gene encoding glycine oxidase ThiO yields the protein MKVLIRGAGVAGLTLAYELAMRGADVTVVDKREEIAGNASWQAGGMLAPWCERESAEEAVLTLGRGAADWWDRALPGHVSRSGTLVVAPARDAGELDRFGRRTSGFRRLGADEIAALEPALAGRFGRGLFFTDEAHLDPRKALLALSEALLGMGTRIEFGCCTVSAIPDVEVDCTGIADRRPELRGVRGEMLMLRTSEISLARPVRLLHPRIPIYVVPRGENLFMVGATMIECDAAGPITARSTMELLSAAYALHPAFGEAELAETGVGVRPAFADNLPRVECYGRRIRINGLYRHGFLLAPAMAQQAAGIILGNPAAKELTLEAHC from the coding sequence CGCAGGCGTTGCCGGGTTGACGCTCGCGTACGAACTGGCAATGCGCGGCGCCGATGTGACCGTGGTCGATAAACGCGAGGAGATCGCCGGCAATGCCTCCTGGCAGGCCGGCGGCATGCTCGCGCCCTGGTGCGAGCGCGAGAGCGCCGAAGAGGCGGTGCTGACGCTCGGGCGCGGCGCGGCCGACTGGTGGGACAGAGCATTGCCCGGTCATGTATCGCGTAGCGGTACATTGGTGGTGGCGCCTGCCCGCGATGCCGGCGAGTTGGATCGCTTCGGCCGCCGCACGTCCGGCTTCAGGCGGCTCGGCGCCGATGAGATCGCGGCGCTAGAACCGGCGCTCGCGGGCCGGTTCGGGCGCGGCCTGTTCTTCACCGACGAAGCGCACCTCGACCCACGCAAGGCGTTGCTCGCGCTAAGCGAAGCGCTGCTTGGCATGGGCACGCGCATCGAGTTCGGTTGCTGCACGGTGTCAGCCATCCCGGATGTCGAGGTGGACTGCACCGGCATCGCCGATCGGCGACCGGAATTGCGTGGCGTGCGCGGCGAGATGCTCATGCTGCGAACAAGCGAGATCTCGCTCGCCCGACCGGTGCGCCTGCTTCATCCGCGAATCCCGATCTATGTCGTGCCGCGCGGGGAAAACCTGTTCATGGTCGGCGCGACGATGATCGAGTGCGATGCCGCCGGCCCGATCACTGCGCGCTCGACCATGGAGTTGCTCAGCGCCGCTTACGCGCTGCATCCGGCCTTTGGCGAAGCTGAGCTGGCCGAAACCGGCGTGGGCGTGCGCCCCGCATTCGCCGACAACCTGCCTCGCGTCGAGTGCTACGGGAGGCGCATTCGCATCAACGGCCTCTACCGCCACGGCTTCCTGCTCGCGCCGGCCATGGCGCAGCAGGCGGCCGGCATCATCCTGGGAAATCCCGCCGCAAAGGAGTTGACCCTTGAAGCTCACTGTTAA